In Alteribacter lacisalsi, a genomic segment contains:
- a CDS encoding antibiotic biosynthesis monooxygenase family protein, protein MYVVMNELHVPKEGRDNVSSRFAESAEKMKEVPGCLDFMFLDPSDDDNYQVVLTKWESEEDYRAWVDSRAFKDAHKKRRENLDKSPTSGNKIFEYKATHHL, encoded by the coding sequence ATGTACGTAGTAATGAACGAACTTCACGTACCTAAAGAAGGACGGGATAACGTATCCAGCCGTTTTGCCGAAAGCGCTGAAAAAATGAAGGAGGTTCCGGGCTGCCTCGATTTTATGTTTCTGGATCCGTCCGATGATGACAATTACCAGGTTGTCCTGACGAAGTGGGAATCGGAGGAAGACTACCGTGCCTGGGTGGACAGCCGAGCATTTAAGGACGCCCACAAAAAGCGGCGTGAAAACCTCGATAAAAGCCCCACATCCGGAAATAAGATTTTTGAGTATAAGGCCACTCATCACCTTTAA
- a CDS encoding acyl-CoA thioester hydrolase/BAAT C-terminal domain-containing protein produces the protein MTCFLYPDIGRVDEPVQFHMDGFKPGEKVEIRAEWMDRSEYKWTSSITVTAGSDGKVQLSGDTEGPDFRTLFWQLAPVSSEVEGAVLQRSELAPFHIGITVVNETHEIVTERVITRLFVEDHIKQEEVDTPECQGTFFYPEKENSLPAVIVLGGSEGGVYEETAALLAAHGYAALALGYFGYPPLPPDLHEIPVETVNRAVQWLTDQPNVNGNEIACLGISKGGELALLAASQDSRIKAVIGEMPPSHVFQSLRQGRRSSSWSKDRTPVPFIPYSLDFTMRVEHAVAQWKKEPLGMRPVFERSLKKYGSGGEAALYVEKINGPVMLISGGADELWPSSSMCKTMMSRLSANSFAHEKKHLSFEDAGHVLTIPYLPARIPKSFPFKTGGTEEANARAGEQAWKETVAFLDRHFNPVKARIETVLFQK, from the coding sequence TTGACATGTTTTCTATATCCCGATATTGGACGAGTAGACGAACCAGTCCAGTTCCATATGGACGGTTTCAAACCCGGTGAGAAGGTGGAAATCCGGGCTGAGTGGATGGACAGATCAGAATACAAGTGGACTTCTTCGATCACGGTTACAGCTGGATCCGATGGAAAAGTGCAGCTTTCCGGTGATACTGAAGGACCTGATTTCCGCACGCTTTTCTGGCAGCTGGCCCCTGTCTCAAGTGAAGTAGAAGGCGCTGTCCTGCAACGGAGTGAACTTGCGCCATTCCACATCGGTATAACCGTAGTAAACGAGACACATGAAATCGTGACAGAACGGGTCATCACCAGACTTTTTGTAGAGGATCATATCAAACAGGAAGAGGTGGATACACCGGAGTGCCAGGGTACTTTTTTTTACCCTGAGAAAGAAAACAGTCTCCCGGCGGTCATCGTCCTCGGCGGCTCAGAAGGCGGTGTGTATGAAGAAACGGCCGCCCTTCTTGCAGCTCACGGATATGCCGCACTTGCGCTCGGGTACTTCGGTTACCCTCCTCTGCCTCCTGATCTTCACGAAATTCCCGTTGAAACCGTGAACAGGGCTGTTCAGTGGCTCACTGACCAGCCGAATGTGAACGGGAATGAAATAGCCTGCCTCGGAATTTCAAAGGGTGGTGAACTGGCCCTGCTGGCTGCTTCGCAGGACTCAAGAATTAAAGCAGTGATCGGAGAAATGCCGCCGAGCCACGTTTTTCAGAGCCTCAGACAGGGCCGTAGGAGCTCTTCGTGGTCAAAGGATCGGACGCCGGTGCCGTTCATTCCGTATTCGCTTGACTTTACCATGCGTGTGGAGCACGCAGTAGCCCAGTGGAAAAAAGAGCCTCTTGGAATGCGGCCGGTGTTTGAACGGAGCCTGAAAAAATACGGATCCGGCGGTGAAGCGGCTCTATATGTGGAAAAGATCAATGGACCTGTGATGCTGATCAGCGGCGGTGCCGACGAATTGTGGCCATCTTCCTCTATGTGCAAGACAATGATGTCACGGCTCAGCGCCAATTCTTTCGCGCACGAAAAAAAGCACCTCTCATTTGAAGATGCGGGCCATGTGCTGACAATTCCCTATCTTCCTGCACGGATTCCGAAGAGTTTTCCATTTAAAACAGGAGGTACGGAAGAGGCAAATGCCCGGGCAGGGGAGCAGGCCTGGAAGGAAACAGTGGCGTTTCTCGACCGTCACTTTAACCCAGTAAAAGCAAGAATTGAAACAGTGCTTTTCCAAAAGTAA